The DNA window CTCCAGGAGCTCTATCCGGACGTAAAGTTCACCATCGGTCCGCCCATCGATCAGGGCTTCTACTACGACGTGGACCTGGGCGACCAGACCCTTTCGTCCGACGAGCTGGAAGAGATCGAGGAAAAGATGCTGGAGCTCGCTCGTCGCGACGTGGAATACGAGCGGCATGAGGTCTCGAAGGACGACGCCATTGACTACTACCAGGATGCCGGCAACGAATACAAGCTGGAGCTGATTGAGGAGCTGGAGGAAGGGGAGATTTCCTTCTACGAGCAAGGGGCGTTTACCGACCTCTGCCGCGGCCCACACATTCCCTCAACCGGTCGCATCAAAGCCCCGAAACTGCTGTCCGTCGCCGGGGCGTACTGGCGCGGCGACGAGACGAACCCGCAGCTCACCCGCATCTACGGCGTGAGCTTTCCGAAGCAGAAGATGCTGGAGGACTTCCTGGAAAAGCGCCGCTTGGCAAAGGAACGGGATCACCGGAAGCTGGGCAAGGAACTCAACCTCTTCACGTTCGACACCGAGCAGGTGGGACCCGGCCTGCCGATGTGGTTGCCGAAGGGCACCACACTGCGCCAAACCCTCCGCGAGACGCTGCAGGAGGAACAGATCAAGCAAGGCTACAAGCCGGTGACCACCCCGCACATCGGACGGCTTGACCTCTACCGAACCAGCGGGCACTATCCGTACTACAAGGAGGACCAGTTCCCGCCAATGATCTTCGACGAGGGCGGCGAAGACGGTGAGGAGGACGGCTACCTCCTCAAGCCGATGAACTGCCCGCACCACGTCAAGATCTACCAGAATGACATGCACTCGTACCGGGACCTCCCGGTGCGGCTGGCGGAGTTCGGAACGGTCTATCGCCACGAGCAGACCGGCGAGTTGGGCGGCCTCACGCGAGTGCGCGGCTTCACCCAGGACGACGCCCACATCTTCTGCACCCCGGAGCAGGTCAAGGACGAATTCATCGAGGTCATCAACCTCACGCTGAAGGTGCTCAATGCCCTTGACTTCGAAGAGTTTGAGGCCCAGATCTCGCTTCGCGACCCGGCTGACAAAGACAAGTACGTGGGCCGAGACGAGCTCTGGAACCGGGCCGAGCAGGCCATCCGCGATGCCGTGGCCGAGACGGATCTCGATGCCCGCGAGGAGATCGGGGAAGCCGCCTTTTACGGCCCGAAGCTCGACTTTATGGTCGAAGATGCACTGGGGCGGGAGTGGCAGCTCGGCACCATCCAGGTCGACTACAATCTGCCGGAGCGGTTCGAGCTTACCTACGTTGATGAAAATGACGAGCGAAAGCGGCCCGTCATGATTCACCGCGCTCCGTTCGGATCGCTTGAGCGCTTCATCGGTGTGCTCATTGAACACTGCGGCGGGGACTTCCCGACGTGGCTCGCGCCGGTGCAGGCCCAGGTCATTCCGGTGAGCGACGACTTCAACGACTACGCGCAACGCGTGGCCCAGCAGCTCCGGCAGGCCGACGTGCGCGTAAACGTCGACACCGACGACGAGACCGTGGGCTACAAGATTCGACAGGCCGAAACCCAAAAGATTCCGTATATGCTGGTTGTGGGGGGGCGCGAGGAAGAAGACGGCACAGTGTCCGTCCGTGCCCACGGCGACGGGCAGCAGGACACCCTGTCGCTGGAGGCCTTCCTCGACCAGTATGGCCCCGAGTTTGCCCCCCGCCTCGAATGATTCTGTCTTTGCGACTCTCCGAACATTCTGGTAAGTCGTTCTTTACTGAAACCTCACAGGGGGACTTGCGTGTGAACTGAGTCCCTGGCTTGGTCCTGTGTACTTCGCACAGGCCAGTCCGTGCATGTGATCGTGCTCTTCACTCAACAACCCCATACACCGCTATCGCTGACGTCGACAAACTTCGCGTAAATGAGAGTATTCGGGCCGATGAGGTTCGAGTCGTAGAGCCGGACGGCGACCACGATGTCGTGCCCGTCGAAGAGGCGCTAGAACGCGCCCGCGACCACGAGCTCGATCTCGTCGAGATCGCCCCGGACGCCGATCCGCCCGTCTGCAAGATCCTGGACTACGGCAAGTACCGCTACGAGAAGCAAAAGGAAGAGAAGCGGCGCCGGAAGAAGTCGAAGTCCATGGAAATGAAGGAGCTTCGCTTCCGGCCCCGGACCGAGCAGCACGACTTCAACTTCAAGGCGGACCACGCTCGCGAGTTTTTGGAAGACGGCAACAAAGTGAAGGCCTACGTGCAGTTCCGCGGGCGAGACATTGTGTACAAAGACCAGGGCATGGATCTGCTCCGTCGGCTCATTGAGCGGCTCCAAGACATTGCCCGTATCGACCAGCCCCCTCAGATGGAAGGCCGCCGGATGACGACCATTCTGGCACCGCACAAGAACAAGTAGCCCTCTGGTTCTGGGGTGCGTTCCCCGTGAAGGACTCCCGATACGGGAACGTGCCCCGGGGGTCCTCATACACGAATTTCCGATTGTCCGTGCTCTCGCACAAATCCCTTCGGGGTGTTGATTGTCATGCCTAAGATGAAGTCCCACAGCGGCGCGAAGAAGCGCTTCAAGAAAACCGCAAACGGCAAGATCAAGCGCAAAAAGGCCAACAAGGGACACCTGTTGACCAAGAAGAATTCGAAGCGCAAGCGTCAGCTTCGCAAAAGCGTCGTCATTGACGACAAGGCGAACGAGAAGCGCATCAAGCGAATGCTGTCCACGTAGACAGCATTTGGGATCTCCACACGGTATGCACGTGGTGTTTCTCCAGTTTTCGCGGGCGGCAGGTTGAAGGCCTTGCCGCCCGTGTTCTACGTTTATTTATTCCGAGTCTGCGAATCCAACGCACGTTTCATTATGCCGCGCGCAACGAACAAGCCGGCCACCCGTCGTCGTCGCAAGAAAATCTTGAACAAGGCGAAGGGCTACTGGGGCCGTCGGAGCAAAGTCTACAAAGTGGCGAAGCACGCGGTCGAGAAGGGACTGCAGTACGCCTACCGTGATCGACGCCAGAAGAAGCGTCGGTTCCGGCGTCTGTGGATCACCCGCATCAACGCGGCCACACGCCAACACGACGTCAGCTACTCCCAGTTCATGGGACAGTACCGCAAGTCCGACCTCGACATGAACCGGAAGGTGCTGGCCGACCTCGCCGTGCACGACCCCGATGCGTTTGAGCAGATCGTGGATCACGTGATGGAGTAACCTCAGGCCCCTTTACTCTTGCGGTGATGTTGTTGTCGTTTCTGACGTTTGGGTCCTTTCACGTAGTCGGGCCCACGGAGCCCGCAGGGATCTGAACGTTGATCGCTGACATTGCCAGTGATACGAAGTCCCGTCCCGGCTCCGCAGGCCTGGCGGGACTTTCTTGTTTGGTTTAGGCTGGCGTTCGCCCCGCCCCTCCACTTCGCACCTCCTCGCACACTTTTGATTCGTTCCCCTGCCCATGCCCGACGAGATCGACGCGCTTCGCGAGCAGATCGACGCGGAGACCATTGAAAGCGAAGACGACGCCGAAGCCTTCCGGATCAAGTACCTCGGCCGCAACCAGGGCGCCATCACGGAGCTCTTCGATCAGATTAGCGACCTGCCCCCTGAAGACCGTCCCGAGTTCGGGAAGCGCGTCAACGCACTGAAGTCTTTTGCCCAAGAACGGCTCGACGAGGCAAAGGCTCGTCTCCAACGAGAAGAGCAGTCGGGCGGGCCCGACATCGATCTCACGCTGCCGGGACGTCGCAATTTTCGGGGCTCCACGCATCCGCTCACGCAGACGATGGAGGAGATTCTCCGCATCCTGCGTGGACTTGGCTTCTCGACGTACGAGGGCCCCGAAATCGAAACGGACTGGCACAACTTTACGGCCCTCAACTTTCCCCCCGACCACCCGGCGCGCGACATGCAGGACACGTTTTTCCTGCAGGACGAGACCGACACGTCGTCCCGCGATGCCCCCTCCGGCGACACCCCGACCGTTCTCCGCACCCATACGTCCCCGGGCCAAATCCGCATCATGCAGGAGGATCCTCCCCCGATTCGGGTCGCGGTGCCCGGGCGCGTGTACCGCAATGAGGCAATCTCGTACAAGTCCTACTGCCTCTTCCACCAGGTGGAACTGCTGTACGTGGACGAGAACGTGACGATGGCCCAGCTCAAACAGGCGCTCTATAGCCTCGCGCGCGCTCTCTTCGGGGAAGACGTGACGCTCCGCTTCCGCCCCAGCTACTTCCCTTTCACGGAGCCGAGCGCCGAGGTGGACGTGTGGTGGGAGGACGAGGAGTCCGACGACGGCGGGCAGTGGATGGAAATTCTCGGCTGCGGCATGGTGCACCCCAACGTGTTCGATTCCGTTGGCGTCGACTCAGAGCAATACACCGGCTACGCCGTGGGCATGGGCGTGGAGCGAATGGCCATGCTCCGCCACGGCATCGACGACATCCGCATCTTCTACGAGAACGACGTTCGGTTCCTCGATCAATTCTGACAATTGCGAATTGCGAGTGTCAACTTTCGAATTGGAGAAGGACCACTCGTCAAGCAGTTACTTCTGCTTCCGAGCGGTTTTCTTTGAGGCAACGATAATCGATACGAGTTCGTGAGCTTCTTCCTGTAACTGCTAGACGGACTCTTTTCCTCCTTCCCCCAATTCGTTGAGCAGCTCGAGCCAGAACTGGGATTCGTCGGCCTCCTCTTCCACAAGCGCAAGCTTTGCAATGAAGTCCTTGCGGGATCGGGCGTGACAGGCGGCTCGATAATTTGCCCCAACCGACGTTGCGGATCGGAGAAGCTGCCGTCGAATGATGCGACACTCCGCTGTGTTGGGCAATGATTTGCAGAGGTGGATCACGTTGAGAGCAAACCGCTTGGTGCGATCTCGAAGATCTGGCATGAGAAATCGTGCAGGCAAAGACAATAGAGAGGCTATGTGGTAGACACGAAGGCCTCACACGCATAACGACATTCGCCACTCGAAACTCGAAATTCGAAAATGCAGCTTAGTTATCGCTGGCTCGAACGGTACGTCAATCATGACTGGGATCCCGATGCTCTGGCCGAGCGGCTGACCATGGCCGGGCTGGAAGTGGAGACCGTTGAGCCAATTGGGCAGCACCTCGACGGGGTGGTCGTAGGCAAGATTGAGGACGTGCGTGAGCACCCGAACGCCGACCGTCTCGTCCTCTGCGACGTAGACCTGGGCAACGGCGCCCCCGTCCAGATTGCTTGTGGTGCCCCCAACGTGGCGGCCGGCCAAAAAGCCCCCGTCGCCACCGTCGGAACCACCCTTTCCCTCCCCGACCCCGACAATCCGGAGGAGCGCCAAGAGATCACGGTGGAGGCCCGGGAGATGCGCGGCGAAGAATCGAACGGCATGATCTGCGCGGAGGACGAGCTTGGCCTCTCCGACGACCACTCCGGCATCATGGTGCTGGACGAAAACGCCGAGGTCGGGCGTCCCCTCGCCGACTACCTGGCAGCCCATGACGTCACGCCCGACGACGCTATTCTCGACATCGAACTGACCCCCAACCGCCCGGACGCGGCCAGCCACCTTGGGGTGGCACGCGACGTAGCGGCCCTCGCCGAGTCGTCCCTTGAGTATCCCGAAGTAGACCCGCCCGCTCCCGGCGGCAGAGTGGCCGACGAAGTGACGGTACACATCGAGGACGAACAGGGCTGCCCGCGATACGTCGCCATGCTCGTGCGGGATGTAGAAGTGCAGCAGTCCCCCCTCTGGCTCCGACGGCGCCTCTCCGCCATCGGCCTACAGCCACGCAACCACGTCGTCGACGTTACCAACTTCGTCCTCCACGAGTGCGGCCAGCCGCTCCACGCCTTCGACCGCGCCCAGCTGGCCGACGACACGATCGTCGTCCGCCGCACCGACGGCGAAACCGACTTCACGACGCTTGATGACCAGGAGCGCGCCTTGCCCGAGGATACCCTCCTCATCTGCGACGCCGAGAAGCCCGTGGCCGTCGCGGGCGTGATGGGCGGCGCCAACTCGGAGGTGACGACGGAGACGACCGACGTGCTCATTGAGAGCGCCTACTTCGACCCATCCAGCATCCGAAAGACGGCGAAGGCGCTCGACGTACAGACCGACTCCTCCTACCGCTTCGAGCGCGGCGTGGACCGCGACGGGCAGGTATGGGCCGCCGCCCGCGCAGCGCAGCTCATCGCCGAGCTCGGGGACGGAACCATCGTGCCCGGCATGGTCGACGCGCATCCCAATCCATCGTCACCCACAACCGTCAACCTGCGCCCGGACCGGCTCCGTACCGTGCTGGGGCTGGATGTGCCAACGGACGAGGCCGTTCGTCTCCTCGACGCGATTGGCTTTGAGATTGACGAGAAGGAGGACGCCCTCCACTGCACCGTGCCGACGTGGCGGCCCGACGTGTCGATCGAGGAGGATCTGATCGAAGAGGTGGCGCGTCTCCACGGCTACGACCAAATTCCGGAACCGGAGCGCGTGCCCGTCCCCAGCCGCACGCCCGACCAGCGGCCCGAGGAAGTGCTGGAGCGAAAGACCCGCGAGCTGCTGCGCGGACGCGGCTACCGCGAGATCTACACGAACAGCATGCTGCGGACCGACCGCGCCGAGCGGTTCAACGTCCCCCCTGCCGGAAGCCAAAAGGCCCCGGTCGTAAAAACGAAAAATCCGATCTCGGAAGAAATGGCGGCGCTTCGGCCTCGCCTCCTCCCCGGCGCCCTCGAAGTGATGCAGCACAACCGAAACCACGGACAGAGTGCGCTTCGACTCTTCGAGTTCGGTCATGTCTACCGCCGGGCACAAGAACACGAGGATCCGATCGTACCGGGCTACGCCGAGCATCCGGCCCTTCTTCTCGCCATGAGCGGGCCGCACGCCCCCATCGGCTGGGACACCGACCCGCGCGACTCCGACATCTTCGACCTCAAGGGGCTTGTGGAGACGTTGTTCGACGATCTGCGGGTGCCGGACGTGTCCCTCACGCCGCGTACGGGCTCGGACTCTTCGTCTATCACGACGCACCAAATCGACGTGACGGCTGGCGACACGCCGCTCGGCACTGTGGCCCAGGTCCAGGACGACGTAGCGGCCGACTTCGACTTGGAGGACCATCCGGTCTTCGTGGCCGAGTTTCACTGGGGATCTCTCGCCGACCGGGCCACAACCGGCCGCCACCGTACCTACGCCCCGGTGAACCGCTTTCCGGTCGTGGACCGTGACCTCGCGATTCTCGTGCCCGCCGACCAGCCCGTGGGGCCGATGCAAGCCACCATCCGGGAGACCGGCGGCAACCTCCTCCGCCGTGTCGACGTATTCGATGTGTACCAGGGCGAAGGCATTGATGACGACGCAAAGAGCGTCGCATTTACCCTTCGCTTCGGCGCCGATCGCACGCTGACCGACGAGGAAGTCGATGAGCAAATCGACGCCATCACGGATGCGCTTGCCCGTGCCCACGACGCCACCCTTCGACAATGACCGGCGCCTCCCATGACAGAACGCTGGAAGTATCCTTTCTACGTCATCGCCATTCTCCTGCTAGTGATGTGGCTCTTTGGATGAGCTGCCTTCTCCAGAAGGGCCCGATGGGGAAAATCCAAGAGCGACGGGCAGAATCCTCATTCTCTCCTTGAGTTGCCGCCCCCTGTTCCCTATCGTACCTCATGCATCACTTTTAAAGTTACACTTGAACCAACCGTCGGTGCTCGACGAAGGAGAAGACATTCCCCTCCTCCTCGTACCGCAGAGAGGCTCGTTTCTTCAGGCCGATCGGTGTCCCGCAGATTCATCATGAACGACTCGTCCCCGTCCCTTCCAGAGTCCGACCCCGCCCCTCCCGTACCGGCGTCGATTTCTTCGGAGCACACGGACCGGTCTGGGACAGACGAGTCCATGGACATGTCTCACCTTCCGGCGGAACACCGAGACACTCTTCAGCGCCTCCATCGACGGGTACAAGACGCCGTCGAGACGATCGAACGGCTGCGTGCCAAGAATCGAGAACTGCAGCAGCGCGTGGAAGAACTGGAAGCGCGCCCCACCTTTCCGGAGAACGATACAGTGGTGGCCCTGGACGATGACCCCGACGAGCTCCGGGCCCAAATTACCGACTTTATCGACGCCATCGATACGTTCCTGGAAACGACTCCGACCGACGACGACCCAAAAGCGGCCGACGACGATCCGTCTGCCCCCCCTTCTGACGATTCTCCCGACGCGTAAGCGGCCCTGCCGGGTGTCCGTTTGTGCGATGTGCCGATCCGTGAAACCGACCCTCATTCAGTTTGCTCGGATGTCGAGAATCGCATTCACCCGTGAGCAGAGACGGATTCCATAAACCTCTTCACGCATCGGTATGGCCGACTCCTCTCAAACCAAATCCATCCGCGTCCACATCCTGGGACGAGAGTATGCTCTGCGCGTGCAGGAAGAAGACGAAGCGTTTACCCGAGAGGTTGCCTCGTTCGTCAACGCCCGCATGGAGCAATTTCGGGACCAACACCCAGAACAAGCTGAGCTCACGACGGCAGTGATCACGGCCTTGGCCTTGGCCGAGGATTTGCATACGCTGAAGGAGGAACAGGCCGGGGGCACGGAGGCCTTGAACGATGAGCTCGACCAGTTGTCTGACCGGCTCGGTTCTGTGATAGAGGACGACTGATTTTTGGATCTGCTTCCACACCGGGGAGTCTCAACGGAACGGAGCAGATTTGTCCTTGCGTCGCGGCGTATGTGAGTGTGTGGGTATGGATGTTTGGGCGTTCGTGGAGCCCAACCCCTGATTCTTTGCGGTCTTTGAACCGGAGGTAGTGCAACGTTCGCTTCTGCGAACCGTGGATACCTCCTTGCCCCTGCCCGTTCCTCCCAAACGCACGCCCACCCTCCCATCCCCAAGATGTATCGGCTCGGCAATCGGGGCGGGACCGCTGGCAGGTCGCTCGGGGACTATTGCGTACAGTTGAAGCAACCATGATCAAACTCGACGACGTTTCGGTCAAATTCGGGAGTGAGACGCTCTTCGACGACCTGTCGTGGACCATTACGCCTGAAGAGCACCGGATTGGGCTCGTGGGACCGAATGGGGCCGGAAAAACGACCCTCCTCAAGCTCATCGCCGGGCGCATGACCCCGGACAGTGGGCGCGTCACGCAGGAGGGCGTATCGGTGGGCTACCTGGAACAGGATGTGCAGGAACTGCCGGAAGACCGAACGGTGCGGGATGAAGCCCTCCGGGCGTTTGAGGAGGTGTTGGCGCTGGAAGAAAAAGAAAAGCGCATCACCGCCAAACTGGAGGAGACGGATCACGAGAGCCGCGAGCACACGAAGCTGCTCAACCAGCTGAACCGGGTGCAGGAACAGCTCAACAAGCACGACTCCCAGCGCATCCGTCCCCGCACCGAAGCGACCCTCACCGGCCTCGGCTTCGATCCCGACGAGTTAGACCGTCCCCTCCACACGTTCTCCGGCGGCTGGCGCATGCGCGCAGCCCTGGCCCGCCTTCTCCTCCGCGAGCCCGACATCCTGCTGCTCGACGAGCCCACCAACCACCTCGACATCGAGAGCATCGACTGGCTGGAGGGCTACCTGGAGGGCTATCCCGGAACGGTGATTCTGGTGAGCCACGACCGCTACGTCTTGGACCGCATGGTAACGGCCACCGCCGAAATCACGCGAGGGCGCCTGCTTCACTACGACGGCAACTATTCCCATTACCTGAAGGCACGCGAGGAACGATACGCCCGCTGGCAAAACGAGTACGAGAATCAACAGAAGCGGATCAAGGAGATTGAGGAGTTTATCTCCAAGTTTCGCTACAACGCCTCCCGGGCCAGCCAGGTACAGAGCCGGATCAAGAAGCTGGAGAAGATGGACCGGATCCCCCCGCCGCCCGACGACGAGCCGGAGATCCACTTCCGCTTCCCCGACCCGCCCCGCTCCGGTCGCGTGGTGCTCGAGCTCTCCCCGTTCAGTAAAACCTACGAGACCGAAACCGGGCCGGAGCCTGTGTTCACGAACGCGGGCCCACTTACCATCGAGCGCGGCGACAAGATCGCGATGGTTGGGCCGAACGGGGCTGGGAAATCGACGCTCGCCCGCATTCTACGCGGCGTGGAGCCGTTCGAAGGAGAGCGCGACCTCGGCCACAAGGTCAATCTGTCGTTTTACGCCCAGCACCAGGCCGACATGCTGGACGCCGATCAGACGGTGTTCGACGCCGTCCGCGAAGCCGCGCCGGACCGCCCCAAAACCGAGCTTCGCAATCTACTCGGCACGTTCCTCTTCACCGGCGAAGACGCGTTCAAGTCCGTAAGCGTCCTCTCTGGGGGCGAAAAAAGCCGGGTGGCCCTCGCCCGCACGCTCCTCTCCACCGCCAATTTTCTCATTCTCGATGAGCCGACCAATCACCTCGACATCCAGTCGAAAGAGGTACTCATCGAGGCGCTGCAGCAGTACGAAGGCACCTTCGTCCTCGTGAGTCACGACCGTCACGTGCTCGACGCCGTAGCCGAAAAGGTGTGGCGCATTGGCGGCGGGACGGTGCGCACCTTCCTCGGCAACTACTCGGACTTTCGCTGGCAGGTGGAGGAGGGGTCGGCCCGTCCGCTCGAAGGCACCACGTCTGCCTCCTCCGACCCGGAAGAATTCGCCCCCGACGCCTCCCCCTCCCAGAACGGACGCGATCATAGCGATCAATCCTCGTCGTCCTCGTCCTCCTCATCGGCTCCTCCCTCGGACGGCCGGTTTGCCGGCCTCAATTCGTACCAGCTCAAGCGGAAGCTGGAAGAGACCGAGGAGGAGATTATGGAGATCGAGGAGCGACAGGAAGAGCTGGAAACCAAGATGGCCGATCCGGACGCCTACGAAGGGGAAGGAGCCCGGGCCCGCGAGCTCTCTGATGAATACAATGCCCTCAAGAAGGAGCTCTCGTCCCTCTACGAAACCTGGGAGGCCCTCACCGAACACGTCATGGCACTGGAAGACGAATAGAGCAACGCCCGACGCAATGCTCCTTCGGTAGCGGACGGAGCAGAGCTAGACTTGCCCCTGAACTGCATCTCCCCCGAGAAGTATCCCTCACCCCTTCTCCCATCGCGGTCCTTCGTACACACTGCAGATCTTAAATGAGCGTGTGGGGACTCCGTCTCGTCGTTCTGCTCGAAATTGGGCTGCTGATTGGTGCTTTTCCTTCTCTCGGGTACGCCCAGATCGACGAGTTGCCCCGTCCGGACACTGCGCATGCGGGGTCATTCGGCGTCTCTGTCGCGCTCGGCGACTCGATTGCGGTAGTGGGGGCAAGTGGCGAGGAACGGTGCGGCCCAAATGCAGGCGCCGTGTATATATACGAGCGTGAGGTCGGCCCCCAGTTTGACGAATGGAACGGTGTTGCTCGCCTCACGCCTCGTACTTGTCGCGCGAACGCATTCTTCGGGGAGCAAGTGGCGCTGAGTGGGCATCGCTTGCTCGTGAGTGCCTCCTCGGGCGAACTGTTTGCCGAAACGGGCAGCAATGCAGCCTACATGTTTACCCGTACCTCGACGGGGACGTGGACGCAGACAGCCCGCTTCACGGGGCCGCCCAACCGCTCTGACGGCTCTTTTGCAGCCGACATTGACCTGGACGATGACCGCGCCGTCGTGAGCACGTCCGGCAATCCGGACAGTGGAGGGCATGGGGCCGTGTACGTATACAACTACGACGCAGCCACCGAGAAATGGACCCAATCGGCCCGGCTGACAGCCCCCTCCGATGAAACGCCAGGAGTGCTGGGACGGGGGGTGTCCCTTCACGGAAACCGGGTCGCCGTGGCGGCCTCTACGTACTTCGACGACTCTCCCGGGACCGTCTACGTCTTCCGTCGCAATCCGGAAGCCCAAACATGGGCCCCGTCGGCCCACCTGACTGACATCGATGCCTTTTTTATTGAGCTCGAGCTGTACGGCTCGGTCCTTCTCGTCGGCGAGGACCGAGCCGGCCCCGAAGAATCGGGACAGGCCACGATTTTTACTCACCGACGCAACCAGGGGTGGCGGAAGACGGAAACGCTCCGCCCCTCCCTTCCCTACGACTCCGGCGCATTCGGCACCGCCGTGGCCCTGGAACGCTCATGGGCACTCGTGACGGGTTACGGCGAACAGCTCAATAAGGACTTCAACATCGACCGTGTCGTGTACGTCTTCCGACGACGCGGAGGACAAAACTGGAGGCAGCGCTCCATTCTCGACATCGGGCAGGTGGACTTCGGGGCGGCCCTGGATCTCCACAACGCAACGGCTCTCGTGAGCTCGGTTCCCCCGGAAGGCCCCGGATCAGTATATATTGTCCAGCTTCACTGACCGTGCGTCTCTTCTGATATCGGGCCGTGTGCCCCCAACACCGGAGGACGCTATGCCTGCGCTTGTGCTTCTAAATTCCGATGCGCCCCGTCAATAAAGCGTTGGTGTTTGTGTGGGGGAGAGACTTCGAGGAATTCGGTCTCTTCCACAGCAACCCCCGTGTGTCCGGCCGGCAGATAAAATACATCGCCTGCTCGAAGCGTCTCCTCCTCGTCCGCATACTGGATCTTCAGGCGTCCTTTTACGACGTAGCCCCAATGCGGCGATGGACACAGGTCATTGGGCTGCCCCTTTAGCAATGGGCCAAAATCCGTGCCGGCGGGCACAGTCACCACAGCCACTCGCATGTCGTCCCAATCCACCCCTCGCACCGTCGCGTCGCCCGCTTCCAGCAAAATCGGTAGTTCACTTTTCGATGCACGCATAATCGTCCTCCGTAATAGCGTAAAATTATGGCATTGCTGCTGTGTGAGGCTACCACGCCACCCCTCTACAGCCGCGATCTTACAGCGTGCCCTCTCGTAATCGTACAGCGCTCTCCCCTGTAATAGGAGCCCCCCAGCCTGCTCACCCGGATCCAGAGGCCATCCCCATTCCACACCAGTTTCTGCAATCAATCCTCCCCGCTTCGCGTTATAGATACTTGAGTCCCCTCTCAAAACGAATACACTCCCATGTCCGGCACGCGCAAGTGGGCGAAGGTCAAGCGCAAGAAGCAGAAGCAGGACAAGCGCCAGTCGAAGATCTGGGCGAAATTGTCGCAGGAGATTGAGACGGCGGCCCGCGAGAGCGGGGGCGACCCGGACGCGAACGTGGCTCTCGCCCAGGCCATCGAGCGGGCCAAGGAGGAAGACATGGCCAAGGACACAATCGAACGGGCCATTAAGCGCGGCACCGGCGAACTGGAGGGCGAGGAAGTGACGTCTGTGACCTACGAGGGCTACGCGCCGCACGGCGTGGCCGTCTTCGTGGAGGCGCGAACGGACAACATCAACCGCACCGTCAAAGACCTCCGGAACCTGTTCAGTGA is part of the Salinibacter sp. 10B genome and encodes:
- a CDS encoding ABC-F family ATP-binding cassette domain-containing protein, whose translation is MIKLDDVSVKFGSETLFDDLSWTITPEEHRIGLVGPNGAGKTTLLKLIAGRMTPDSGRVTQEGVSVGYLEQDVQELPEDRTVRDEALRAFEEVLALEEKEKRITAKLEETDHESREHTKLLNQLNRVQEQLNKHDSQRIRPRTEATLTGLGFDPDELDRPLHTFSGGWRMRAALARLLLREPDILLLDEPTNHLDIESIDWLEGYLEGYPGTVILVSHDRYVLDRMVTATAEITRGRLLHYDGNYSHYLKAREERYARWQNEYENQQKRIKEIEEFISKFRYNASRASQVQSRIKKLEKMDRIPPPPDDEPEIHFRFPDPPRSGRVVLELSPFSKTYETETGPEPVFTNAGPLTIERGDKIAMVGPNGAGKSTLARILRGVEPFEGERDLGHKVNLSFYAQHQADMLDADQTVFDAVREAAPDRPKTELRNLLGTFLFTGEDAFKSVSVLSGGEKSRVALARTLLSTANFLILDEPTNHLDIQSKEVLIEALQQYEGTFVLVSHDRHVLDAVAEKVWRIGGGTVRTFLGNYSDFRWQVEEGSARPLEGTTSASSDPEEFAPDASPSQNGRDHSDQSSSSSSSSSAPPSDGRFAGLNSYQLKRKLEETEEEIMEIEERQEELETKMADPDAYEGEGARARELSDEYNALKKELSSLYETWEALTEHVMALEDE
- a CDS encoding dopamine receptor D4 translates to MNDSSPSLPESDPAPPVPASISSEHTDRSGTDESMDMSHLPAEHRDTLQRLHRRVQDAVETIERLRAKNRELQQRVEELEARPTFPENDTVVALDDDPDELRAQITDFIDAIDTFLETTPTDDDPKAADDDPSAPPSDDSPDA
- a CDS encoding cupin domain-containing protein translates to MRASKSELPILLEAGDATVRGVDWDDMRVAVVTVPAGTDFGPLLKGQPNDLCPSPHWGYVVKGRLKIQYADEEETLRAGDVFYLPAGHTGVAVEETEFLEVSPPHKHQRFIDGAHRNLEAQAQA
- a CDS encoding FG-GAP repeat protein, with translation MSVWGLRLVVLLEIGLLIGAFPSLGYAQIDELPRPDTAHAGSFGVSVALGDSIAVVGASGEERCGPNAGAVYIYEREVGPQFDEWNGVARLTPRTCRANAFFGEQVALSGHRLLVSASSGELFAETGSNAAYMFTRTSTGTWTQTARFTGPPNRSDGSFAADIDLDDDRAVVSTSGNPDSGGHGAVYVYNYDAATEKWTQSARLTAPSDETPGVLGRGVSLHGNRVAVAASTYFDDSPGTVYVFRRNPEAQTWAPSAHLTDIDAFFIELELYGSVLLVGEDRAGPEESGQATIFTHRRNQGWRKTETLRPSLPYDSGAFGTAVALERSWALVTGYGEQLNKDFNIDRVVYVFRRRGGQNWRQRSILDIGQVDFGAALDLHNATALVSSVPPEGPGSVYIVQLH
- a CDS encoding cell division protein ZapA; this translates as MADSSQTKSIRVHILGREYALRVQEEDEAFTREVASFVNARMEQFRDQHPEQAELTTAVITALALAEDLHTLKEEQAGGTEALNDELDQLSDRLGSVIEDD